ACCAGGACACGGCGCCCTCGCTTTCCGGCCTCGATCGCGCAAAAAAGGCCGGCCGCCCCGCCGCCGATGATCATCGCGTCGAACTTCATCTAAGCCAGATATCGTTCACGAAGGATGTTGATGTGGTGGCGTGCATGGCCGGCCATGATAAACGCAAGGGCACGTACCGAAACTTCGGCGTCGCTGGCGGTGCCGCGAAACGTCCACTGATCGTCACTGAAGCGGTTCAGCATCAAGACATTTGCCTTACGGAGAAGTTCGAATTCCTCAAAGAGCTCTTCGAGCGGCCGATCATTGGCCCGCCCAAGCTCAACATAGGGTTCCTGTTCGAACCCGGAAAGCGGTGTTTTGTCGCCACGAGAGATACGGTGTAATCGGTACCCGAACACCCGTTCGCCGTCGATCATGTGTCCGATGACCTCTTTGATCGACCATTTGTCGTCGTCGTAAGCGTAGGCACCGTGGTCGTCATTAATGGAGGCAAGGGCCGATCGCATTGCGGCCGGCTGCTCGGCAAGCACCGCCGCAATATCGTCCTCGGTCACAAGCGAGACGTATCCTTCGTAAAATTCGGCGTATTCGTTTCTTTCAGGTCTGCTCATATTCGGCTATAGTAGCAAAACGCTAACGTGATTTCTCGGTACGACGGCGCTTTATGTATTCGTGGTCAATTAAGATATTGCTGCTCGTCATCTTGATCGCACCGAACGTGCTATCACAAGGCGGCAAAGCCGAACCGAAGCGGATCGCGATCGCGAAGGGCAGGTCAACAGCTACGGCCAGCGGAACACTTTCGAACGGCCAGGAAATGGACCATGTGTTTTGGGCGGCCGCCGGGCAAACTGTCCGCCTGAAGGTCACATCGAAGCCACGAGGCAGCCTTTTCGATTTTCGAATCATCGGCGACGGATTTGAATTCGTGACCGATCATGATCGCTATTCTGAATATGAATTTACGGCACGCGAATCGGGCGATTACCTTGTCTTTGTAAGAAAACGGCCGACCGTAAATGTGAAGCGCGCTTCGTTTAGCCTGACTCTGACGGTAAAATAGCTCGGAAAATGTTCTGATCAACAAAAATTTGTGAATTTCGGGGGAGTGAAGATATGAAACGATCAATATTCATCGCGATGGTGGTTCTTTTCGCCGTCTTTTTAATGTCGAACGGTTCGTCAAATGCGGTCGAGCAGCAGTTCGCTGAGAGGTTCGTAGTCAATGGTTCAACCAACGCAGAAGGCGAATCCGGCACCTACAATTTTGATAAGGCCCATTCGTTCATTGGCTTTAAGGTCAAACATATGGGACTTATCGAAGTTCCGGGCTTTTTCCGTGATTTTACCGGCACTGTAAAATATGATGCTGCGGATGTCTCAAGATCGTCAGTGGCGTTCACTGCAAAGATGACAAGCGTTGATACGGGTGTCACTGGCCGTGACAATCACCTCAGAACAGCGGATTTCTTTGAGGTCGAGAAGTTCCCGGAGATGACATTTTCAAGCACCAAGGTAGAAAAGCAAGGAGCTGACCTTATGGTCACCGGCGACTTTACTATGAAGGGCGTTACCAAAACGATGACCTTCCCATTCAAGATAACGGGATTTTTGCCCGGCAACGACCGCCAGGGACCGCGAATGGGTGTGACCGCCGACACCAAGATCAATCGACGTGATTTCGGAGTGAACTACGGCAACAATCTTCCGAGCGGCGTTCCGGCTATCGCCGACGAGGTCAAGGTCGTGCTTCAGATCGAGGCGATCAAACCGAAGGAAGCCGCAAAACCGGCAGCAGAATGATGCAGACGAATGCATGAACTGCCTTGATAATAAAAAGACGCCGAGGGCACGACCCCGCGGCGTCTTTCGTTCGTGTAATGACGAACCTCAGTACATTTTTTCGGCCTCATTGAACGTAAGATCATAGATCGCATAGCTTTCCCAATCCTTATAGTCGAAATGCCACCATTCGTTCGGATTTACGGTGAAGCCTTCAGCTTCCATCAGTTGTCTGAGCAGGTCGCGATGCTTACGTTCCTCGTCGGTTCCGCCCGTGTAGTCTGGTGAAGCTCGCTCGGTGAATTCATCAAAGTCCGAAGGCATCGGGACGAGTTTCCCGGAACTTAGGTCGAACATACTGAGGTCGACGGCACAGCCCCGATTGTGTTTCGACCCGCGAGCAGGATCAGCTACGAACTTACGTTTGTCCGCGGGCGTTACCTCCCAAAATAACTTTGTTATCGTCCATGGGCGGTAACCGTCAAAGACAACGATCCCCAAGCCCTGCTTTGCAAGGCGCCGATGGACGCGAACCAGGGCCGCGGCCGCGGGCTTTTGCAGAAATGCTCGTGCCTCAGGGTAAACGGCCTTGCCGACAAAGTTATTTGATGTTGCGTAGCGGATATCGAGCTTTATCGAATTATCCAATCGGATGAGTTCTACCAAATCAGCCTCGCGTTTATTTTCTTCTTTTGGCGGGCCGGATTGCGAAGCGGCCCGAAACGAAAGGATAAGGCATAACAACAATGCCGCAAAAACGACAGAGGACCTTATCCTTGATCTGTCCGAATGATATTTTTTCACCTTCAGCGGTCCTGCGGCTTCTCTTCCTGAACCGGCTCATCATCGCTTTCGACAATAATGACCTCGGTCCCGAACTTCTGATATTCGCGAAACCTGATGACGTTGCGCGATTCGAAGACCCTGCTCTGATCGCGGAATGTCAGCCGGACATCGGAAAGTGACGGAAGCAGGTATTTTTCAGTGCTGATCGCGGCCCAATCGTATTCGATGATCCGCCGAGCGGACCGGATCGGGAATGATTCGGGTATCTCGGTCGCTTCGCTTTCGATCCTTAGCACGCGGTGCAGGTCACGATCGATCCAGAGCCGTCCTTTCATTCCGGTGATCGTCGAGTCTTTGACCGTGCCCGAAGCGATTATCTGCTGCTTGGCCCTGTCCCGCTCGATGCTGAATTCGAAAATGATCGCTCTGCGATCTCTTATCGTATCCGTGTCGACGACATCAAAGCGAGTCTCGCTTTCGGGCTTGAAGATCGTAGCCAGTACGGTAACGAATTCACCGGTCGAACTTGTCCCGCCGAC
The DNA window shown above is from Chloracidobacterium sp. and carries:
- a CDS encoding DinB family protein; amino-acid sequence: MSRPERNEYAEFYEGYVSLVTEDDIAAVLAEQPAAMRSALASINDDHGAYAYDDDKWSIKEVIGHMIDGERVFGYRLHRISRGDKTPLSGFEQEPYVELGRANDRPLEELFEEFELLRKANVLMLNRFSDDQWTFRGTASDAEVSVRALAFIMAGHARHHINILRERYLA
- a CDS encoding YceI family protein; the protein is MKRSIFIAMVVLFAVFLMSNGSSNAVEQQFAERFVVNGSTNAEGESGTYNFDKAHSFIGFKVKHMGLIEVPGFFRDFTGTVKYDAADVSRSSVAFTAKMTSVDTGVTGRDNHLRTADFFEVEKFPEMTFSSTKVEKQGADLMVTGDFTMKGVTKTMTFPFKITGFLPGNDRQGPRMGVTADTKINRRDFGVNYGNNLPSGVPAIADEVKVVLQIEAIKPKEAAKPAAE
- a CDS encoding M15 family metallopeptidase, which translates into the protein MLSFRAASQSGPPKEENKREADLVELIRLDNSIKLDIRYATSNNFVGKAVYPEARAFLQKPAAAALVRVHRRLAKQGLGIVVFDGYRPWTITKLFWEVTPADKRKFVADPARGSKHNRGCAVDLSMFDLSSGKLVPMPSDFDEFTERASPDYTGGTDEERKHRDLLRQLMEAEGFTVNPNEWWHFDYKDWESYAIYDLTFNEAEKMY